The Rhizobium grahamii DNA window CAAGCAGCATATGAAGCGCGGATAGTCGTCGCGACGTTGCATCACCCAGCCGAAGCTCCCCACAACGCATACTCAGGATATCCAAACTGCGATGCTTCTGGCATTCACAGCCGGCATATTGAATGACAATCCGATCGAGTTCGCTGGGTTTATCGCCGATCATGGACATGATGTTTGACCCGGAGGCCCCCAGGCTCGCACGACTTGGCAAGCGAGACCCAAGATAGCGATCATTGAAACAGCTAAACGGCATTAGCCGTCGAAGGCCGGTCCCGCCATGTGCGAACGTGGATCGGTTCTCGATCGACGCACTCTCAGTTCGCGCCAAAACCTCGAAGCACGAAAATCGACAGCCCTATGGTCTACTTCGCAGCCCGCGGTTTCACACCGGCGCGGCCATCACATAGTCCGCTATGAGCTTGAGGGAAAGCAAAAGCAGCGTCACTTCGATAATCCGGAAGAAGACGCCGTCGGGCAACATCTGGGTCAGCCTCTTCCCGACGACCGTCCCGACGATTGCCGCCGGCGCGAGCCACAGAACCAGCTTAGTATCGAAGTTGGAGAATTGGTGAAGCTCCCAGTACGGAATGATCTTTGCCGCGTTGACGATGGCAAACAAGATCGTCGCTGTGCCCGCGAACTTCATCTTCTCCAGGTTTTGCGGAAGCACGTACATCTGGAAAGGCGGCGCGCCCGAATGCGAAACGAAGCTGGTGAGCCCCGTTAGAATGCCCCAGAACGTCCCTGGCGCGACCTTGGCATCGGCCTCACCTCGGCTCGCACGGTAGCGCCGGCCGAACCATGCGTTCAGACAGAACAGCACACCGACAAGACCCACCAGCATGCCGATGAACAAGCTCGATAGGTGAGCGCTGAACCCCCATCCGATGGCCACGCCAACCAGCGATGCTGGGGTGAGGATCATCAGATTTCGACGCGAATAGCTGTGCCGATAAAGGTAGAGGCCCACCATGTCGCTGGCGACGAATATGGGCAAAAGGAGCGCCGCCGCGGTCACAGGCGAGATGACTGTCGCCAGCAGTGGAACCGATAGTGTCCCGACGGACGGAAGTCCGCCTTTCGAGAGACCAACGACGAAGGCGGCGATGACAGCGACTGCAATAATGATTGGGGTGTGCTCGATCATGACTGAAGCCGTGAACCTATGCGAGAAGCGGTATAAGCGCGTCGATGCTCTTCTTGGCGTCCCCGTAGAACATCCGCGTGTTGTCCTTGTAGAAGAGCGGGTTCTCGATGCCAGAGTATCCCGTACCCTGACCTCTCTTGGACACGAAGACTTGCTTTGCCTTCCAGACCTCCAGGACGGGCATGCCGGCGATCGGGCTGCCCGGGTCTTCCTGCGCGGCCGGATTCACGATGTCGTTCGACCCGATGATGATAACAACGTCGGTTTCATGGAAGTCCTCGTTGATCTCGTCCATCTCGAGCACGATGTCGTATGGAACCTTGGCCTCTGCTAGGAGGACGTTCATATGACCCGGCAGCCTCCCCGCGACGGGGTGGATCGCAAATCGCACCTGCTTCCCGGCTGCGCGTAGCTTTCGAGTGAGCTCTGAAACCGCCTGCTGGGCCTGAGCGACCGCCATGCCGTAACCGGGTACTATTACGACACTGTCGGCGTCGTTGAGTGCCGAGGCCACACCGTCGGCGTCGATCGCCACCTGCTCTCCGATGATTTCCATCACCGAGCCACTAGCTGCACCGAAGCCGCCGAGAATGACCGAAACGAACGAGCGGTTCATCGCCTTGCACATTATGTACGAAAGGATAGCGCCCGATGATCCGACCAGCGCGCCGGTGACGATCAGAAGATCGTTGCCCAACGTGAAGCCGATCGCCGCTGCCGCCCAGCCCGAATAGCTGTTCAGCATGGAAACCACGACAGGCATGTCCGCCCCACCGATGCCCATGATCAGGTGATATCCGATGAACAGCGCAAGGATCAGCATCAGAACGAGCGGCCAGATTCCCGCGCCATTCGAATAGACCAGCAGGAGACCCACAGAGAAAAGTGCCGCGACTGCGTTCAGGTAGTGTCCGCCTGGGAGTTTCGTCGCTTTGCCGTCGACTTTACCCGAGAGCTTGCCGAAAGCGATGACCGAGCCCGTGAAGGTCACAGCGCCGATGAAGATGCCCAGAGACACTTCGACCTTCATGATCGATAGTTCAACCGCGCTCTTGTGCGCGAGGGTTGCCGCAAAGCCGTTGAGAGAAGCGCGAGCAGCTTCGTCCAGCGCGATAACGCTTGCCGCCTCGATATGCGTGTTGAAGCCAATGAACACCGCGGCTAGGCCGACAAACGAATGCAGTGCTGCGACGAGCTGCGGCATTTCGGTCATCTGAACGCGGGAAGCAACGACATACCCGAGCACCGCACCAATAGCGATCAGCGGTAGAAGGATCAATCCGTTGGCGATACCCGGCCCGATCAAAGTCGCCACCGTTGCCAGAGCCATACCGACTATGCCGTACCAAACTGCACGCTTTGCGCTCTCCTGCCCTGACAGACCTCCAAGCGACAGAATGAAAAGAATGGCCGAGGCGATATAGCCGGCCGAAACGATACCTACCGACATCGATACCTCCTACGAGCGCTGGAACATGGCGAGCATGCGCCGTGTCACGAGAAATCCGCCGACCACGTTGATCGTCGCCACGAGAACCGAGCACGCGGCAAGCGTCACCACCAACCAGTTCCCGGACCCGACCTGCATTAGCGCACCGAGAATGACGATACCCGAGATCGCATTCGTTACGGCCATCAGTGGAGTGTGGAGGGAATGCGATACATTCCAGATGACCTGGAAGCCGATGAAGCAGGCCAACACGAAGACAACGAGGTGGTTCATGAGGCTCGGCGGCGCGTACGCACCCGCAGCAAGCAGCAGAGCTGTGCCAATCAACAAAGTGAAACCCTGCTGCTTGGTCTGCGATCGGAATGCACGCATTTCTTCAGCGCGCTTCTCCGCCGGAGTGGCTTCCCTAGCCTTTTCCTTTGGCTTCTGCGCCGCAATAGCCTTGATCTTCGGAGGCGGCGGAGGGAACGTGATCTCTCCGGCAAACGACACGGTCGCCCCCCTGATCACGTCGTCGTCCATGTCGTGAACGATCTTGCCGTCCTTACTAGGCGTCAGGTCCGAGAGCATATGACGGATGTTCGTCGCGTAAAGCGTCGATGCCTGATTGGCCATGCGGCTTGGAAAATCGGTGTATCCGATGATCACCACGCCGTTATCGGATACGACACGCTGGTCGGGCACAGTCAGATCGCAATTTCCACCGCGTTCGGCGGCGAGGTCAACGATGACCGAACCGGGCTTCATCGACGACACCATGTCCGCAAGCCACAGCTTTGGGGCATCCCGACCTGGAATGAGCGCTGTCGTTATCAGGATGTCGATCTGCGGTGCCAGCTCACGGAATTTGGCCAGCTGCTTCTCACGAAACTCAGGTGAAGAAGGTGCGGCATAACCACCGCTGGCAGCACCATCCTGTTGTGTTTCCTCGAAATCGAGGAAGACGAATTCAGCGCCCATGGACTCGATCTGCTCTGCCACCTCCGGGCGCACGTCGAAAGCGTAGGTTATTGCGCCGAGAGACGTCGCCGTACCGATCGCGGCGAGACCCGCCACGCCCGCGCCAATCACGAGCACGCGCGCTGGAGGCACCTTTCCCGCTGCAGTGATCTGGCCAGTGAAGAACCGACCGAAATTGCCGCCGGCTTCGATAACCGCGCGGTAGCCGGCGATGTTCGCCATCGACGACAGCGCATCCATCTTCTGGGCACGTGAAATCCGCGGAACCATATCCATGGCGATTGCATTCACACCATCCGCCGCAACACGATCGAGCAAGGCAGTGTTCTGTGCCGGATACAGGAACGAGATGAGGGTCTTTCCGGACGGTATTTCGTCGACCTCCGATAACTCTGGCGGTCGGACTTTGGCGATGACGTCGGCCTCGGCATAAAGAGCGGAAGCAGTGTCGACGACCCGCACCCCGGCATCGAGGTAGACCGTGTCGGCAAACCCGGCCCTGAGACCTGCGCCGGCTTCGATCAGGCATTCATAGCCAAGCTTCTGCAGATGCCTCGCCGAATCGGGCGTCATCGCAACGCGCGCTTCAGCGGAGGCCACTTCCTTCGGTGTCCCGACCTTCATGGTCATATCCAAGTTGTGAGAGGGAGAGAATAAGGCGAACGCCGGCGTAGCCGGCGTTCATTACGGGCTTGACCACAGGGTTGCTCAAGCCCAATTCGAGCGGCGATCAGACCTTCTTGCGCTTCTGTCTGTAAACGTCGGCCACGACAGCGGCCACGATGATCGCGCCTTTGATGATCTCCTGGTAATACGCATCCACACGGAGGAAGGTGAATCCCGAAGACATAACGCCGAGGATGATTACCCCGATCACGGTGCCCGTAATCCGTCCCACACCACCGGCGAGCGAGGTTCCGCCGATGACGGCCGCAGCGATAGCATCGAGTTCGTACATCACGCCCATGCCGGACTGGGCGGTTTGGGCACGCGCCGCGGTCACAATACCCGCCAGGCCTGCCAACGCACCAGCGATTGCGTAGACCTTGATGAGATGTGCTTCGATGTTGATGCCCGAAACTCTGGCAGCTTGCGGGTTAGCGCCGATCGCGTAGGTGAACTTGCCGTAACGCGTGTACCGGAGTGCAATGTGAAAGATCAGGGCGACGACGAGGAACACGATAACAGGCCATGCACCGCTACCGATGAAATTGAACTGGTCAGTCAGTCCGGAGACGGGTTGACCTTTAGTGTACCACTTAGAAATGCCTCGGGCAGAAACCATCATACCAAGCGTGGCGATAAACGGCGGGATTTTCGTGTAGGCGATCAGCCAACCGTTGACCAATCCTGCTGCCAGGCCGATCAAGATACCCGTTGCAATCGGTATGATGGCGGGCAGATCAGTCATATTCGGGTATATCGCCCTGGTCCACGTCGAGGATTGGGCAAAACCGGCAGCGATCATCGCGGTCATACCAACAACCGATCCGGAGGAAAGGTCGATACCGCCGGTGATAATGACCTGCGTGACACCCACGGCTATGATGCCGATTACCGAGACCTGGAGAACCATGATCGTTAGGCGCTGCGAGTTCATCAAGAAACTCTGATGGACGAAAATCCATCCCAGAATTTCATAAACGAGTGCGATACCGACAAGCACTAGGAAAATGCTCAGCTCCGTAGGCAGCCTCCGTTTCCGCGGCGCTGGGTGATCTTGGGTTGCAGTTTCGGCTAGGGCTTTGCTTTCCATAATAAATCTCCTCCGATCCGGCTTCAGCGGGATGCGAGTTCCATGACCTTGACTTGAGTGGCCTCGCTACGATCCAAGAAGCCAGTGACCTTGCCCTCGTGCATGACCATGATGCGGTCGCTCATGCCGAGAACCTCGGGCATCTCCGATGAGATCATCA harbors:
- a CDS encoding NAD(P)(+) transhydrogenase (Re/Si-specific) subunit beta, encoding MSVGIVSAGYIASAILFILSLGGLSGQESAKRAVWYGIVGMALATVATLIGPGIANGLILLPLIAIGAVLGYVVASRVQMTEMPQLVAALHSFVGLAAVFIGFNTHIEAASVIALDEAARASLNGFAATLAHKSAVELSIMKVEVSLGIFIGAVTFTGSVIAFGKLSGKVDGKATKLPGGHYLNAVAALFSVGLLLVYSNGAGIWPLVLMLILALFIGYHLIMGIGGADMPVVVSMLNSYSGWAAAAIGFTLGNDLLIVTGALVGSSGAILSYIMCKAMNRSFVSVILGGFGAASGSVMEIIGEQVAIDADGVASALNDADSVVIVPGYGMAVAQAQQAVSELTRKLRAAGKQVRFAIHPVAGRLPGHMNVLLAEAKVPYDIVLEMDEINEDFHETDVVIIIGSNDIVNPAAQEDPGSPIAGMPVLEVWKAKQVFVSKRGQGTGYSGIENPLFYKDNTRMFYGDAKKSIDALIPLLA
- a CDS encoding ABC transporter permease, with the translated sequence MESKALAETATQDHPAPRKRRLPTELSIFLVLVGIALVYEILGWIFVHQSFLMNSQRLTIMVLQVSVIGIIAVGVTQVIITGGIDLSSGSVVGMTAMIAAGFAQSSTWTRAIYPNMTDLPAIIPIATGILIGLAAGLVNGWLIAYTKIPPFIATLGMMVSARGISKWYTKGQPVSGLTDQFNFIGSGAWPVIVFLVVALIFHIALRYTRYGKFTYAIGANPQAARVSGINIEAHLIKVYAIAGALAGLAGIVTAARAQTAQSGMGVMYELDAIAAAVIGGTSLAGGVGRITGTVIGVIILGVMSSGFTFLRVDAYYQEIIKGAIIVAAVVADVYRQKRKKV
- a CDS encoding sulfite exporter TauE/SafE family protein yields the protein MIEHTPIIIAVAVIAAFVVGLSKGGLPSVGTLSVPLLATVISPVTAAALLLPIFVASDMVGLYLYRHSYSRRNLMILTPASLVGVAIGWGFSAHLSSLFIGMLVGLVGVLFCLNAWFGRRYRASRGEADAKVAPGTFWGILTGLTSFVSHSGAPPFQMYVLPQNLEKMKFAGTATILFAIVNAAKIIPYWELHQFSNFDTKLVLWLAPAAIVGTVVGKRLTQMLPDGVFFRIIEVTLLLLSLKLIADYVMAAPV
- a CDS encoding Re/Si-specific NAD(P)(+) transhydrogenase subunit alpha, with protein sequence MKVGTPKEVASAEARVAMTPDSARHLQKLGYECLIEAGAGLRAGFADTVYLDAGVRVVDTASALYAEADVIAKVRPPELSEVDEIPSGKTLISFLYPAQNTALLDRVAADGVNAIAMDMVPRISRAQKMDALSSMANIAGYRAVIEAGGNFGRFFTGQITAAGKVPPARVLVIGAGVAGLAAIGTATSLGAITYAFDVRPEVAEQIESMGAEFVFLDFEETQQDGAASGGYAAPSSPEFREKQLAKFRELAPQIDILITTALIPGRDAPKLWLADMVSSMKPGSVIVDLAAERGGNCDLTVPDQRVVSDNGVVIIGYTDFPSRMANQASTLYATNIRHMLSDLTPSKDGKIVHDMDDDVIRGATVSFAGEITFPPPPPKIKAIAAQKPKEKAREATPAEKRAEEMRAFRSQTKQQGFTLLIGTALLLAAGAYAPPSLMNHLVVFVLACFIGFQVIWNVSHSLHTPLMAVTNAISGIVILGALMQVGSGNWLVVTLAACSVLVATINVVGGFLVTRRMLAMFQRS